Proteins found in one Alicyclobacillus cycloheptanicus genomic segment:
- a CDS encoding ABC transporter permease, whose protein sequence is MSFLTLSFTVAFVIGAVLLSVWLKLELERDMVVSAVRATIQLLIVGYILNAVFHAERLIFVLLMVALMIAVATHNASKRGKGLSGVWWRVLAAIAVTEVLTQGFLVLIRVIPPTPRYLIPVSGMLIGNAMIVAGLALNRLQSEAHSHRQEIVAVLALGGTPKQAVMPYLKQALRASMLPTIDSTKTMGLVQLPGMMTGQIIAGANPVEAVRYQLLIVFMIIASAAITSIVLGFLTYPRLFNAYDQLIDMEP, encoded by the coding sequence ATGAGCTTTCTGACACTGTCCTTCACAGTTGCGTTTGTCATCGGCGCCGTTCTGTTGTCCGTGTGGCTCAAGCTTGAACTCGAGCGCGACATGGTCGTTTCAGCGGTGCGCGCAACCATCCAGTTATTGATTGTTGGCTATATCCTCAACGCGGTCTTTCACGCAGAGCGCCTCATCTTTGTGCTGTTGATGGTCGCGCTGATGATTGCCGTTGCCACGCACAACGCCAGCAAACGAGGCAAAGGCCTGTCGGGCGTCTGGTGGCGGGTGCTTGCCGCGATCGCCGTGACAGAAGTGCTGACCCAGGGGTTTCTCGTGCTGATACGCGTGATTCCCCCCACGCCGCGTTATCTGATCCCGGTCAGCGGCATGCTGATTGGCAACGCGATGATTGTTGCAGGCCTTGCGCTCAATCGGCTGCAATCGGAGGCGCACAGCCACCGCCAGGAGATTGTCGCGGTGCTGGCGCTCGGCGGTACGCCGAAGCAGGCGGTGATGCCGTATCTGAAACAGGCCTTGCGCGCGAGCATGCTGCCGACCATCGACAGTACCAAGACCATGGGGCTCGTCCAGCTGCCCGGCATGATGACGGGACAAATCATCGCTGGCGCCAATCCCGTCGAGGCTGTTCGGTACCAACTCCTGATTGTCTTTATGATCATCGCGTCGGCTGCCATCACCAGTATCGTCCTCGGCTTTTTGACTTATCCACGCCTGTTCAACGCGTATGACCAGCTCATCGACATGGAGCCCTGA
- a CDS encoding SDR family oxidoreductase — protein sequence MFEKDLLKDKVVLITGGGTGLGRAMGERFLELGAKLAITGRREEVLKKAAEEMAGTDKEVFAYPCDIRDPGQIKALADAVEDRFGHIDVLVNNAAGNFISPTERLSHRAVDAVLNIVLHGTFYATLEVGKRWIQQGHSGTMLNIVTSYAWTGSGFVVPSAAAKAGVLALTRSLAVEWARYGIRQVAIAPGPFPTEGAWSRLSPTPELAQKAIERIPLKRVGEKSELANLAAYLISDYAGYINGEVVTIDGGEWLQGAGEFSGLTEVTEEQWDMLAQLTRKGK from the coding sequence ATGTTTGAGAAAGACCTTTTAAAAGACAAAGTCGTGCTCATTACCGGCGGTGGTACGGGACTCGGCCGCGCCATGGGAGAGCGGTTTCTGGAACTGGGTGCAAAGCTGGCCATCACCGGGCGCCGGGAAGAGGTGTTGAAGAAGGCGGCCGAAGAAATGGCTGGGACCGACAAGGAAGTCTTCGCATACCCGTGTGACATTCGCGATCCCGGCCAAATCAAGGCGCTGGCAGACGCCGTGGAGGACAGGTTTGGTCACATCGACGTGTTGGTGAACAACGCGGCGGGCAACTTCATCAGTCCCACGGAACGGCTGTCGCACCGGGCGGTGGACGCGGTGCTGAACATCGTGCTGCACGGCACGTTCTATGCGACACTCGAAGTCGGCAAGCGGTGGATCCAGCAGGGGCACAGCGGCACCATGTTGAACATCGTGACTTCCTACGCCTGGACGGGGTCGGGGTTTGTCGTCCCTTCCGCCGCTGCCAAGGCGGGGGTGCTGGCCCTGACTCGGTCACTGGCCGTCGAATGGGCGCGCTACGGCATTCGTCAGGTCGCGATTGCACCGGGGCCGTTCCCGACCGAAGGCGCGTGGTCGAGACTCTCGCCAACGCCCGAACTGGCGCAGAAGGCGATTGAGCGAATTCCGCTCAAACGCGTCGGCGAGAAGTCGGAACTGGCCAACTTGGCAGCCTATTTGATTTCGGATTACGCGGGTTATATCAACGGCGAAGTCGTGACCATCGACGGCGGCGAGTGGCTGCAAGGCGCGGGAGAATTCAGCGGCTTGACGGAGGTCACGGAAGAACAGTGGGACATGCTGGCGCAGTTGACGCGCAAAGGCAAGTGA
- a CDS encoding SCO family protein → MKSKPVRFTLYGIIGVLIVAVIGGIWYMLRAGGGSLPVEGQAPNFSAQDVSLNKTVSMQSLSGKIVLITWYYTHCTDECPLTMYRFEQIQQQLEKQGTFGKNVILVAMTLDPTRDTPPVIRQYANHFHANANGWYFLRANPAQTIQILNAWGIKVKPSTDKEFIEHTSKTDLIDQNGNIRAEYNTANLNPNQVVHDVNSLVSRTNWL, encoded by the coding sequence ATGAAATCTAAACCTGTGCGTTTTACCTTATATGGTATCATTGGCGTACTGATTGTGGCGGTCATTGGCGGCATTTGGTACATGCTGCGGGCGGGCGGCGGTTCGCTGCCGGTGGAGGGTCAGGCCCCCAACTTCTCCGCACAGGATGTGAGCCTGAACAAGACCGTCTCGATGCAGTCGCTGAGTGGGAAAATTGTCTTGATCACGTGGTACTACACGCACTGTACGGATGAGTGTCCGCTCACGATGTACAGGTTCGAGCAAATCCAGCAGCAGTTGGAGAAGCAGGGCACGTTCGGGAAGAACGTCATCCTGGTGGCGATGACGCTGGATCCGACGCGGGATACGCCGCCTGTCATCCGACAGTATGCCAATCATTTTCATGCCAACGCGAACGGGTGGTATTTCCTGCGCGCCAATCCGGCGCAGACCATTCAAATTTTGAACGCGTGGGGCATCAAAGTGAAGCCGAGTACCGACAAGGAATTCATCGAACACACATCCAAGACGGACTTGATTGACCAGAACGGCAACATTCGCGCTGAGTACAACACGGCGAATCTCAATCCGAATCAGGTCGTACATGACGTCAACAGCCTGGTTTCGCGCACGAACTGGTTGTAG
- a CDS encoding redoxin domain-containing protein, translating into MAKTTALWVGLAAAVVFVGLAWIAWLWLRTDVEPAASMQGTSVSSGTGNPVDAGTTLDGKPAPGFTLTDQYGRTFSLSQFKGKVVLLAFVDSECTNICPLTTAEMVNAVQMLGPQAAKHIQMLGVNANPEARSIADVKQYSVEHGMMNSWHFGTGSVRELKSIWKQYNIYDQIVNGDIDHTPALYIIDPQGRERVIFLTPSQFGAVSAESSAVAKQIAKYLPAGVKVNPPTVQYQAPTAGPGTAVQLPRATAAGVSGKVAVGPGRPQLLVFFASWASDGQTELQALNAYAKQAGSPQVVAVDVATTEPNSQALSAMLRDLPALNYPVAIDQTGEVADAYEAADIPWLCLTDGKGHIVWSHDGFVSTASLTQVVHKKLHVAA; encoded by the coding sequence TTGGCGAAGACAACGGCGCTTTGGGTTGGGCTGGCAGCGGCGGTCGTTTTTGTGGGACTGGCATGGATTGCTTGGTTGTGGCTGCGAACGGATGTCGAGCCGGCTGCCTCGATGCAAGGAACTTCCGTGAGCAGCGGCACCGGAAATCCTGTGGACGCCGGCACCACGCTGGACGGCAAGCCGGCGCCCGGGTTCACGCTGACCGACCAGTATGGCCGCACCTTTTCCTTGTCGCAGTTCAAAGGCAAAGTTGTGCTGCTCGCATTTGTGGACAGCGAATGCACCAACATTTGTCCGCTGACGACGGCCGAAATGGTCAACGCTGTTCAGATGCTGGGTCCGCAAGCGGCCAAGCACATTCAAATGCTGGGCGTCAACGCGAATCCAGAAGCGCGATCGATTGCGGATGTCAAACAGTACTCCGTCGAACATGGCATGATGAACTCGTGGCACTTTGGGACGGGGTCTGTCCGTGAATTGAAATCCATTTGGAAGCAGTACAACATCTACGACCAAATCGTCAACGGGGACATCGACCATACGCCGGCGCTGTATATCATCGACCCGCAGGGGCGTGAACGGGTCATTTTTCTCACCCCCAGCCAATTCGGAGCGGTGTCGGCTGAGTCCAGCGCAGTGGCCAAGCAGATTGCCAAGTATCTGCCTGCGGGCGTCAAGGTGAACCCACCGACCGTCCAGTACCAGGCGCCGACCGCCGGCCCGGGTACCGCGGTGCAATTGCCGCGTGCCACAGCGGCTGGGGTCAGCGGCAAGGTGGCTGTCGGTCCGGGCCGTCCGCAGCTCCTCGTGTTCTTCGCGAGCTGGGCATCAGACGGTCAGACGGAGCTGCAGGCGTTGAACGCGTACGCGAAGCAGGCAGGGAGTCCGCAGGTGGTTGCGGTGGATGTTGCGACGACGGAGCCGAACAGCCAGGCGCTGTCAGCGATGCTGCGGGACCTGCCGGCATTGAACTACCCGGTCGCGATTGACCAAACGGGCGAGGTGGCAGACGCGTACGAGGCTGCCGATATTCCGTGGTTGTGTCTGACAGACGGGAAGGGGCACATCGTGTGGAGCCACGACGGCTTTGTGTCCACCGCTTCATTGACGCAGGTCGTACACAAGAAGCTGCATGTTGCAGCGTGA